A window of Parcubacteria group bacterium ADurb.Bin159 genomic DNA:
ACCTCATACCAGATCAATCTGTTGGCTTGCAGAGCAGGTAATACTTCAGAATGTCAAAAAGTTTAGTTCTGATTTAGGTATATCTGATTTTGAATATCCAGAATCAGATCTTTCTCCTTGGGATGTAAAATTTAAAGTTAACAATTCTATTTCTAAAAAAGATATTTTTATAAACATAAAGGTTTCTGATAGCTCAAAACCTATACGAAAAAACGACATAGCCTCGGTTAAGTCTTTGTTGAATTTTTACAGACAAAATAATGACCCTTTGATTTATTTTGTTGTTTTAAAGTTAAAATTTGATAATAATTTGATACATTTTGTTGAGCCTGTAACCGTTAGATATTATCCTTGGGTTAAAGATTTTGTGGTAAATCCTCGTAACGAACATTTACAGTCTTTTTATGAAATAGATATTGAGAAAAGAACGACAGCGGAATTTTTAAAAATTTTAAAGTCTAAAGCTAAAGAAAAAGGCTTAAAGATTTAAAGCTCCTCATAAAAATTATTGCAAAAATATTCTATTTCGTTTATTGTATTTTTTGATAGTTTAAAAATTTTATAAAATTTTTCATCTAATTTATTCTGTTGAGTTGTGTAATCATAATCAGCAGTTTTTTTTATTTTTTCTACAATATTTTTTACTACTGTGGCAATTTTTTGTTTTTCTTTTATGCTTGGCTCTAAATAGGGTAATTGCCTTAAATAATTTGCCGAAATATTATTTGTCCTTATTAGAACTTTTCTAGCAAAATACCAAGTTAATTTTGAATTTAGAAGTCCAAGTGTATAGAACAATGTATCATCGTCTTTAAAGAAAAAATTTGCGTTAACTCCAAAGAGACAATTTTTAGGCATATAAGAAGCGGAAAATCTAACTCCTACAGATGAGCAAGATATGCCCTCTTTAAAGAAAAATTTTTCATTTCTAATAAGGTAATTTTTTATTTTAGAGGAGTGTTTTTTGTAATCTTTTTCTATATAATATTCCGGATTATACCAGTATGCTTGCCTAGCGCCATTTTTATAATATGGTACCCAGTCTGAATTATTTTCTACTTCAATTCTATTTTTTAAAAACACTTTATCTTTTCCCGTTGAAATCCCTGTGCCTCCTTCAACAATATCACCAAGTCTTAATTTTGTGTTTAAGTAAATGTTTCTAATTTGATCAGGAAGTCCTATTAAAAAAGTGCTATTTGGGTATTTATAAAATTCTTTTTGATAAACATTTTCTATTCTTTTAGGGTTTGCGTATTCGTCTTCGCTCTTAACGCGATCTATTAATTTTACTTTATTGTTTCCATTTTCTATACGGAATATAGCCTCTGTATCATCTTTCTTTTTTAATGTAATAATGCATGTTCTAACATCCGCCGACCGACCATGAAATAATTTCCATGGCGCAAGTAATAATTCTTTTATTTCAGAATTTTGAAGCAGAAAAAGTCTAAATTTTTTATAATAATTATTTGTTAAAAATGAATCTGATAATATCATTGAAAAAATTCCACCTGGCTTTAATGATTTTATGGCTTGATAAG
This region includes:
- a CDS encoding Modification methylase Eco57IB, producing the protein MPKIFTQEQLGKDRVNGFYETPLKTVEYICNKILPHYKKGKKILDPAVGDGVFIRALHQAGVDKNDLYGFDIDKEKVNFLKKEYPNIEIFDATNPFKEKFDFIVGNPPYNGDESHFVRDNRERLKKLFKEIDAKNTYSMISYQAIKSLKPGGIFSMILSDSFLTNNYYKKFRLFLLQNSEIKELLLAPWKLFHGRSADVRTCIITLKKKDDTEAIFRIENGNNKVKLIDRVKSEDEYANPKRIENVYQKEFYKYPNSTFLIGLPDQIRNIYLNTKLRLGDIVEGGTGISTGKDKVFLKNRIEVENNSDWVPYYKNGARQAYWYNPEYYIEKDYKKHSSKIKNYLIRNEKFFFKEGISCSSVGVRFSASYMPKNCLFGVNANFFFKDDDTLFYTLGLLNSKLTWYFARKVLIRTNNISANYLRQLPYLEPSIKEKQKIATVVKNIVEKIKKTADYDYTTQQNKLDEKFYKIFKLSKNTINEIEYFCNNFYEEL